The Amycolatopsis endophytica genome includes the window CCGGGACGTCATGACGGCACCGGCCGGAGGGTCCCGTGGCTGACGGTGAGCGGGTCGTCATCGTGGGCGGCGGGGCCATCGGCCTCGCGGCGGGCTACTTCCTGCAGCGCGCGGGTGCCGAGGTCGTCGTCCTGGAACGCGGCCACGTCGGCGACGGCGCCTCGCGGGGCAACGCCGGGTGGGTCACGCCCATGCTGTCCGCGCCCATCCCGGCGCCGTGGGTCCGGCGGTACGCGCTGCGAAACATCGCCAAGCCGAGTTCGCCGCTGTTCATCCCGCCCCGGCTCGATCCGGCACTGGCGCTGTGGCTGTGGCGTTTCTGGCGGTACTGCAACCGGCGCGACCACGCGGCGGGCCTCGCGGCGATGGCGGAACTCAACCGCAGGACGATGCCGCTGTTCGACGAACTCCGCGCGGACGGTGTGGAGTTCGACATGTGGAAGAAGGGCCTGCTGTTCGCGTTCCTGACCGAACAGGGCGCGGCGCACGAACTCGCGTCGCTGCGGGAACTGGCGAGGTTCGGCTACGAGGTTCCGCACGTCCCGCTCGATTCGTCCGCGATGCGACGGCTCGAGCCGGCTCTGTCCCCGCGGGTGTCGGCGGGTTTCCTGCTCGCCGGCGAACGGCACGTGGACCCGCGGACGCTCACCCGCGGGCTGGCCGACCGGCTGCTCGACCGTGGTGCGGTCATCCGCGAGCGACTGGAGGTCACGGGTTTCGAGACGAGGGGCGACCGGGTGACCGCCGCGATCTCCCACGGGGAGCGCATCGAAGCCGACCGCGTCCTGCTCGCCGCGGGGGCCTGGACGAAGCCGCTGGCCCGCAAGCTCGGCGTGGACGTGCCGGTCCAGGGCGGCAAGGGGTACAGCTTCACGGTGCGGACGGAGAACCCGCCCGCCCACCCCCTGTATTTCGGCGACACGAAGGTCGGGGTCAGCTCCTACGCCGACGGCCGTACCCGCATCGCCGGGACCATGGAACTCGGCGGTCTCGACGAAAAGATCCGCCAGGGCCGGGTCGGGGCCATCGCCGAACAGGCCCGGACCTACCTGGGCGACTGGGCAGGCGGGCCGATCGAGGACGTCTGGGGCGGGATGCGCCCGCTCACCTACGACGGTCTGCCCGTCATCGGCCGGTCGAGCCGCTACGCCAACGTCTACGTGTCCACCGGGCACGCCATGCTCGGCATCACCCTCGCGCCGGCCACGGGTGAAACGCTAGCCGAGCTGATCACCACGGGCAGCTCTCCCGGTGTCCTGCGCCCGTTCACCCCCGAGCGGTTCCGGAAGGGACGCAAGCACGATGAGCACTGAACTGATCCGCCTCGGCAACGCGCTGGACCACGGGAACCTGCCCCTGTCGGCGGCGGTCCGCATGGGCGGGACGGTGCACACCGCCGGTATCCTGCCGATCGACCCGTCCACCGGCGAGGTGGTCGGCGAGACGATCGAGGAGCAGGCGCGGATCGCACTGTCCAACCTGGACACCATCCTGCGCGGCGCGGGCTCGTCACTGGACCGGGTCGGGATCGTGCGCGTCTACCTGGCCGACATCGTGGCCGATCTCGACGGGTTCAACAGCGTCTACGCGGAGTTCTTCGCCCGGCACCACCCGGCGCGCTACGCCCTCGGTGTCGCACTCGCCTTTCCCAGCCTGAAAGTCGAGCTGCAGGCCGTCGCCTCCAGCGATTCACAGCAGTAGGAGGAACACCCGTGGCAGTTCTGGATTCCCTGCGCGACCGGATCGCCGGCATCCTCGGCGCCCAGTCGCCCGCGACGGGTGTCGCCGGGGCGGTGATCGGCGTCGCGGTGGGCGGCGACCGGTTCGCCCTGGCGCACGGCTGCGCGAACCTCAACACGGGCCAGGAGTTCTCGACGGACACCGGGTGGCTGCTCGGCTCGGTCACGAAGGTGCTGACCACGACGGCCCTGCTGCGGCTGGTCGACGTCGGCGTGGTCGACCTGGACGCGCCCGCGCGCCGCTACGTCCCCGAGTTCACCCTCGCCGACGCGGACGCGGCCGAGGCCATCACCGTGCGGATGCTTCTCAACCACACCAACGGTATCGACGCCGACGACCTGATGCCCGCCTCGGTGCGCGGACGGGACGCGACCCGCTCGTACGTTTCGGAGCTGGCCGGCTTCGGCTGCGTCTTCGAGCCCGGTGCCGGTGTGCACTACTCCAATCCCGGGTTCGTCCTCGCGGCGCGGATCATCGAGAACCACACCGGACTGCCGTACGAGCGGGCGATCCAGAGCGAACTGTTCGACCCGTGCGGCATGACCGACGCGACCGCGGTGCAGACCCAGGCTTTCCTGCGTCCCACCGCGATCGGCGCGTTCTCCTCCGGCGAGCCGGGGAAACTGCGGGCGACCTCGCTGTTCAGCCTGCCCGAGTCGGCCGCCGGTGCCGGTGCGACACCGATCGTGACCGTCGACGACATGATCGCGTTCGGCCGCATGCACCTGGCCGGTGGCTTGGCCCCCGACGGTACGCGGGTGCTGTCGGAGCGGCTGGTCACGCGGATGCGGACCCCGAGCGCCGACCTCGGACTGCCGCAGGCGCCGCCGATGGGGCTCGGCTGGTGGCTGGTCCCCATCGCCGGAACGACCGCGGCCTGGCACGGCGGCGGGTCCCCGGGTGGCACGTCGAGTTTCTGCATCGTCCCGGAGCACGACGCCGTCGTCGTCACCTTCGTCAGCGGCCCCGCCACGGCACTCAACGACACGCTGCACACCACGGTGATCGAGCACCTCACCGGCAGGCGGGCCGCACTCCCGTTCACCCCGGCCCCGGCGTCGGCCGACCCGGATGTGGCCGGTGAGTACGCCGCCTTCCACCGGTCCGTGACCACCAGCGTCCAGGACGGGGATCTGCTCGTGCGGACGACCACCCCGCCCTACACCGCCGACGACGACCTGGACCGCATCCTGGCCGCGTACGGAACGCCCAGTTCGTCGACGGACATCTACACCTCCGTGGCGCCCGGTCTGTTCCTGCGCCAAGGCGCCGACCTGCGGGACACCACCGGGTTCTACGGCCGGACCAGCCTCCTCGCCGACCTCCCGGCGGCGCCCGGACGATCCCGTGGCCTCCACACCGGGCTCCGCTTCACCCCCAGGACCGACCGGAGCACCGGCACCTGACCCGCCGGGCGAGCGGCGGTGTGACCGGCCCACCCGGGACCGGTCACACCGCGCGCGTCAGCCCACCATCCGGAGTTCGAGCAGCCAGCTGGGGCTGTCCCAGGTGCAGCGGTAGTCGACGACCGCGCCGACCCCGATCATGTCGCGGCCGGCCTGCCGGCAGCTCTCGTAGCTCGAGTAGACCTTCCACGCGATCCACACGTCCTGGGCGGTCGCCGTGCCGGTGTCCGACGGCGGTGGGGTGGCGCCGGCCACGGCCGCGGTCGCGGTCCAGCCGGTGACGGTGACCGCGACCGCCAGTGCCGAGGTCGCGAAGAGTCTTGCCAGTTTTCGTTGCACGAGGAACCTCCGAGGGTGGTCGTGAAACTGCGGCGAACTCCGGTGCGGAGCAGCCACCAGCATCGTCGGACGACCGCCTGACAGAGCACTGGCGGATACCGGCGCGGTCGTGCCGGGTGGATGTCTCCGCTACTGATCGACTACGGGTTCCACGATCGTGCACGAAACTTG containing:
- a CDS encoding NAD(P)/FAD-dependent oxidoreductase, with translation MADGERVVIVGGGAIGLAAGYFLQRAGAEVVVLERGHVGDGASRGNAGWVTPMLSAPIPAPWVRRYALRNIAKPSSPLFIPPRLDPALALWLWRFWRYCNRRDHAAGLAAMAELNRRTMPLFDELRADGVEFDMWKKGLLFAFLTEQGAAHELASLRELARFGYEVPHVPLDSSAMRRLEPALSPRVSAGFLLAGERHVDPRTLTRGLADRLLDRGAVIRERLEVTGFETRGDRVTAAISHGERIEADRVLLAAGAWTKPLARKLGVDVPVQGGKGYSFTVRTENPPAHPLYFGDTKVGVSSYADGRTRIAGTMELGGLDEKIRQGRVGAIAEQARTYLGDWAGGPIEDVWGGMRPLTYDGLPVIGRSSRYANVYVSTGHAMLGITLAPATGETLAELITTGSSPGVLRPFTPERFRKGRKHDEH
- a CDS encoding RidA family protein; the protein is MSTELIRLGNALDHGNLPLSAAVRMGGTVHTAGILPIDPSTGEVVGETIEEQARIALSNLDTILRGAGSSLDRVGIVRVYLADIVADLDGFNSVYAEFFARHHPARYALGVALAFPSLKVELQAVASSDSQQ
- a CDS encoding serine hydrolase domain-containing protein, whose protein sequence is MAVLDSLRDRIAGILGAQSPATGVAGAVIGVAVGGDRFALAHGCANLNTGQEFSTDTGWLLGSVTKVLTTTALLRLVDVGVVDLDAPARRYVPEFTLADADAAEAITVRMLLNHTNGIDADDLMPASVRGRDATRSYVSELAGFGCVFEPGAGVHYSNPGFVLAARIIENHTGLPYERAIQSELFDPCGMTDATAVQTQAFLRPTAIGAFSSGEPGKLRATSLFSLPESAAGAGATPIVTVDDMIAFGRMHLAGGLAPDGTRVLSERLVTRMRTPSADLGLPQAPPMGLGWWLVPIAGTTAAWHGGGSPGGTSSFCIVPEHDAVVVTFVSGPATALNDTLHTTVIEHLTGRRAALPFTPAPASADPDVAGEYAAFHRSVTTSVQDGDLLVRTTTPPYTADDDLDRILAAYGTPSSSTDIYTSVAPGLFLRQGADLRDTTGFYGRTSLLADLPAAPGRSRGLHTGLRFTPRTDRSTGT